In Comamonadaceae bacterium OS-1, a single window of DNA contains:
- the estB_2 gene encoding carboxylesterase 2, giving the protein MTNLLQRIEIESAPHPTAAVIWLHGLGASGDDFAAIVPELDLDGCAAIRFVFPHAPTMPVSINNGYVMPAWYDIKNADLVRQEDPAGIHASARAIEALVAHEVARGIAPEHIVLAGFSQGCAMALHTGLRHSARLAGIMALSGYLPLADTLAAERHPANFKTPIFMAHGTADPVVPVARAEASRQALLALGYPVQWHTYPMPHSVHPQEVADISAFLQSVLGARKG; this is encoded by the coding sequence ATGACAAATTTACTGCAACGCATCGAAATCGAAAGCGCTCCCCACCCCACGGCTGCCGTCATCTGGTTACACGGCCTGGGGGCCAGCGGTGACGACTTCGCGGCCATCGTGCCGGAGCTGGACCTGGACGGCTGTGCCGCCATCCGCTTTGTCTTTCCCCATGCGCCGACCATGCCGGTCAGCATCAACAACGGCTATGTGATGCCCGCCTGGTACGACATCAAGAACGCCGACCTGGTGCGCCAGGAAGACCCGGCAGGCATCCACGCCTCGGCCCGCGCCATTGAGGCGCTGGTCGCGCATGAGGTGGCCCGGGGCATTGCGCCCGAACACATCGTGCTGGCGGGCTTCTCGCAAGGCTGCGCCATGGCCCTGCACACCGGGCTGCGCCACAGCGCGCGGCTGGCGGGCATCATGGCCTTGTCGGGCTACCTGCCCCTGGCCGACACTCTGGCCGCCGAACGGCACCCGGCCAACTTCAAAACGCCCATCTTCATGGCCCACGGCACGGCCGACCCGGTAGTACCCGTGGCCCGCGCCGAAGCCTCGCGCCAGGCCCTGCTGGCGCTGGGCTATCCCGTGCAATGGCATACCTACCCGATGCCGCACAGCGTGCATCCCCAGGAGGTGGCCGACATCAGCGCGTTTCTGCAATCGGTGCTGGGAGCTCGCAAGGGATGA
- the hscA_2 gene encoding chaperone protein HscA yields MMLGIDFGTSNTVAALVRSDGSLDTIALDAGKPTLPTALFFSHEDQHTSYGSAAMQAYLAGTEGRLMRSIKSLLGSGLMDEKTVVNGQLVSFTDILGMFFKELKKRSEAHLGHAVQHAMLGRPVHFVDDNPERDALAQATLEHAARAAGFDEVQFQLEPIAAAFDFERRVTQDTTVLVVDIGGGTSDFTVVRVGPGRQAIGDRSGDILATTGVHIGGTDFDQLLNLRHAMPLLGLGHVGPSGREVPSGVFFDLSTWHLIHQSYSRKSLAHAADLRDAYADRSLHQRLLQVLQERVGHHILANVETAKIACSLSGAASTINLDCIARGLSAQLTPEGLAQALQAQLARVVQCAQECVELAGVERPDAVYLTGGSSALAPLQAALQALFPQARMVAGDRFGSVAAGLAYAGSVAMETATA; encoded by the coding sequence ATGATGCTCGGTATTGATTTCGGCACCTCGAACACCGTAGCCGCACTGGTGCGCTCCGACGGCAGCCTGGACACCATCGCACTGGACGCAGGCAAGCCCACGCTGCCCACCGCACTCTTTTTCTCGCATGAAGACCAGCACACCAGCTATGGCAGCGCCGCCATGCAGGCCTACCTGGCGGGCACCGAGGGGCGGCTGATGCGCTCCATCAAAAGCCTGTTGGGCAGCGGCCTGATGGATGAAAAAACCGTGGTCAACGGCCAGTTGGTCAGCTTCACCGACATCCTGGGGATGTTTTTCAAGGAGCTGAAAAAACGCTCGGAAGCCCACTTGGGCCACGCGGTGCAGCACGCCATGCTGGGCCGCCCGGTGCATTTTGTGGATGACAACCCCGAGCGCGACGCGCTGGCCCAGGCCACACTGGAGCACGCGGCACGCGCTGCGGGCTTTGACGAGGTGCAGTTCCAGCTGGAACCCATCGCCGCGGCCTTCGACTTCGAGCGCCGTGTGACGCAAGACACCACCGTGCTGGTGGTGGACATTGGTGGCGGCACCTCGGACTTCACCGTGGTGCGCGTCGGCCCAGGGCGGCAAGCCATAGGCGACCGCAGTGGCGACATCCTGGCCACCACCGGCGTGCACATCGGTGGCACCGACTTTGACCAATTGCTGAACCTGCGCCACGCCATGCCCTTGCTGGGCCTGGGCCATGTGGGACCCAGCGGGCGCGAAGTGCCGTCGGGCGTGTTTTTTGATTTGAGCACCTGGCATTTGATCCACCAGTCGTATTCGCGCAAGAGCCTGGCGCACGCGGCGGACCTGCGCGATGCCTACGCCGACCGCAGCCTGCACCAGCGTCTGCTGCAGGTGCTGCAGGAGCGGGTGGGCCACCATATCCTGGCGAATGTGGAGACGGCCAAGATCGCCTGCTCGCTGTCTGGTGCGGCATCCACCATCAACCTGGACTGCATTGCCCGCGGCCTGAGCGCCCAGCTCACGCCCGAGGGTCTGGCCCAGGCGCTGCAGGCCCAGTTGGCCCGGGTGGTGCAGTGCGCGCAGGAGTGTGTGGAGCTGGCCGGGGTGGAGCGGCCCGATGCCGTGTATCTGACCGGCGGCTCGTCGGCCCTGGCACCGCTGCAAGCCGCCCTGCAGGCGCTGTTTCCGCAGGCCCGCATGGTGGCAGGCGACCGGTTTGGCAGCGTGGCCGCAGGGCTGGCGTATGCGGGCTCGGTGGCGATGGAAACGGCGACGGCCTGA
- the cph1 gene encoding phytochrome-like protein cph1, whose amino-acid sequence MTDLETRLQQSEARNAELQAELERFVRSVSHDLRAPLRHITAYAPLVREMLAEGEDPSPCLDTLEQSARSMARMVDALLELSRLSRIPLQLTTVPMAALVAEAQRTLVADTAGRSIDWQLPADWPTVPGDAALLRQVWAYALSNALKFTRTRTPAQISLGWEPAPDGVAFWVRDNGVGFNPAASAGMFDLFQRLHAASAFEGAGIGLALARQIIQRHGGSISAQGVVDGGCTLRFTLPTR is encoded by the coding sequence TTGACCGATCTGGAGACCCGTCTGCAGCAGAGCGAGGCCCGCAATGCCGAATTGCAGGCCGAGCTGGAGCGCTTTGTGCGCAGCGTCTCGCACGACCTGCGCGCCCCCCTGCGCCATATCACCGCCTACGCCCCGCTGGTGCGCGAAATGCTGGCCGAGGGCGAAGACCCCAGCCCCTGCCTGGACACCCTGGAGCAGTCGGCCCGCAGCATGGCCCGCATGGTGGACGCGCTGCTGGAGCTGTCCCGCCTGTCGCGCATCCCGCTGCAGCTGACCACCGTGCCCATGGCCGCGCTGGTGGCCGAGGCGCAGCGCACGCTGGTGGCCGACACCGCCGGGCGCAGCATCGATTGGCAGCTGCCCGCCGACTGGCCCACGGTGCCGGGCGATGCCGCGCTGCTGCGCCAGGTGTGGGCGTACGCGCTGTCCAACGCCCTCAAGTTCACCCGGACCCGGACCCCGGCACAGATATCCCTGGGCTGGGAGCCTGCGCCAGACGGGGTGGCGTTTTGGGTGCGCGACAACGGCGTGGGCTTCAACCCCGCGGCCAGCGCCGGCATGTTCGACCTGTTCCAGCGCCTGCATGCCGCATCGGCGTTTGAAGGCGCGGGCATCGGCCTGGCCCTGGCGCGCCAGATCATCCAGCGCCATGGTGGCAGCATCAGCGCGCAGGGTGTGGTGGACGGGGGCTGCACGCTGCGGTTTACTTTACCGACGCGTTAG
- the glmU gene encoding bifunctional protein GlmU, producing the protein MAEVDVVIMAAGKGTRMKSKLPKVLHTLAGRALLAHVVDTASSLLPRNVVVITGHGATEVEAALPGYICEGAEFSVNFARQEPQLGTGHAVQQALPFLTDDAGVVLVLSGDVPLTRADTLRQLVAASGGDKLALLTLELADSTGYGRIVRSGDAVQAIVEHKDATEAQRAIREIYSGIMAVPTAHLRTWLARLDNRNAQSEYYLTDIVKMAVADGVPVVAHKITDEVQVAGVNSPVQLAELERAYQRQQAVALMEQGVRLADPARLDVRGSLVCGQDVSIDVNCVFEGMVTLGEGVKIGANCVIANATIAAGVVVHPFSHIDGEKAGVTVGADARIGPFARLRPGAVLGADVHIGNFVEVKNSTLGTGAKANHLAYLGDATVGARVNFGAGSITANYDGVNKHRTVIGDDVHVGSNCVLVAPITLGAGGTVGGGSTLTKDTPEGVLSVARGRQVAITSWKRAVKKAQP; encoded by the coding sequence ATGGCAGAAGTCGATGTGGTCATCATGGCGGCGGGTAAAGGCACCCGTATGAAAAGCAAGTTGCCCAAAGTGTTGCATACACTGGCCGGGCGCGCATTGTTGGCCCATGTGGTTGACACCGCCAGTAGCCTGTTGCCCCGCAATGTGGTGGTGATTACCGGGCATGGTGCTACAGAAGTAGAAGCAGCTTTGCCAGGCTACATCTGCGAAGGGGCCGAATTTTCTGTAAATTTTGCACGCCAGGAACCGCAGCTGGGCACCGGCCACGCGGTGCAGCAGGCGCTGCCTTTTCTGACGGACGATGCCGGCGTGGTGCTGGTGTTGTCGGGCGACGTGCCGCTGACCCGGGCGGACACCTTGCGCCAGTTGGTGGCGGCCAGTGGCGGCGACAAGCTGGCCCTGCTGACGCTGGAGCTGGCCGACTCCACCGGCTATGGCCGCATCGTGCGCAGCGGCGATGCGGTGCAGGCCATCGTCGAGCACAAGGATGCCACCGAGGCCCAGCGCGCCATCCGTGAAATCTACAGCGGCATCATGGCCGTGCCCACCGCCCACCTGCGCACCTGGCTGGCCCGGCTGGACAACCGCAACGCCCAGTCCGAGTACTACCTGACCGACATCGTCAAGATGGCCGTGGCCGACGGTGTGCCGGTGGTGGCCCACAAGATCACCGACGAGGTGCAGGTGGCCGGTGTCAACAGCCCCGTGCAACTCGCCGAGCTGGAGCGCGCCTACCAGCGCCAGCAGGCCGTGGCCCTGATGGAGCAGGGCGTGCGCCTGGCCGACCCGGCCCGGCTGGATGTGCGTGGCAGCCTGGTCTGCGGGCAAGATGTGTCTATCGACGTGAACTGCGTGTTTGAAGGCATGGTGACCCTGGGCGAGGGTGTGAAGATCGGTGCCAACTGCGTCATCGCCAACGCCACCATCGCCGCAGGCGTAGTGGTCCACCCGTTCAGCCACATCGACGGCGAAAAAGCCGGTGTCACCGTGGGCGCAGATGCCCGCATTGGCCCGTTCGCCCGCCTGCGCCCCGGTGCGGTGCTGGGGGCCGACGTGCACATCGGCAACTTTGTCGAAGTCAAGAATTCCACCCTGGGCACCGGTGCCAAGGCCAACCATTTGGCCTACCTGGGCGATGCCACCGTGGGCGCGCGCGTCAACTTTGGCGCGGGCAGCATCACCGCCAACTACGACGGGGTCAACAAGCACCGCACCGTGATTGGCGACGACGTGCACGTGGGCAGCAACTGCGTGCTGGTGGCCCCCATCACCCTGGGTGCGGGCGGCACGGTGGGTGGCGGCTCCACGCTGACCAAGGACACCCCCGAGGGTGTGCTCAGCGTGGCCCGTGGCCGCCAGGTGGCCATCACCAGCTGGAAGCGCGCCGTCAAAAAGGCCCAGCCTTGA
- the crp gene encoding cAMP-activated global transcriptional regulator CRP: MQSPINALTDAFCNDPVQPLLLRELVPLGESRRYRKGTVLIHESDPGDTLFVVVEGRVKVYCTDDFDKEITFGVIGPGDYFGEMALDGGPRSANVVTLESTVCTLLTRATLLGFIGKHPEFALDLLSKVIRRARMATNSARNLAFVDVYGRLSQCLQNLATPQPDGTQRITERITHQEIASRTGCSREMVSRILKDLENGGYVQIDKRQIVLVQPLPARW, translated from the coding sequence ATGCAGTCACCCATCAACGCACTCACCGACGCTTTTTGTAACGACCCCGTGCAGCCCCTGCTGTTGCGTGAACTGGTGCCTTTGGGCGAATCACGGCGCTATCGCAAGGGCACGGTGCTGATCCACGAATCCGACCCCGGCGACACGCTGTTTGTAGTGGTGGAAGGCCGGGTCAAGGTGTATTGCACCGATGACTTTGACAAGGAAATCACCTTTGGAGTGATCGGCCCGGGCGACTATTTTGGCGAAATGGCCCTGGACGGAGGCCCCCGCTCAGCCAACGTGGTGACCCTGGAGTCCACTGTCTGCACGCTGCTGACGCGCGCCACCCTGCTCGGGTTCATTGGCAAGCACCCCGAATTTGCGCTGGACCTGCTGTCCAAAGTGATTCGCCGCGCCCGCATGGCCACCAACAGCGCCCGCAACCTGGCCTTTGTGGACGTGTATGGCCGCCTGAGCCAGTGCCTGCAAAACCTGGCCACGCCCCAGCCCGACGGCACCCAACGCATCACCGAGCGCATTACCCACCAGGAAATCGCCAGCCGCACCGGCTGCAGCCGCGAAATGGTCAGCCGGATTCTGAAAGACCTGGAAAACGGTGGCTATGTGCAGATCGACAAGCGCCAGATCGTATTGGTGCAACCCTTACCAGCCCGCTGGTAA